The following are encoded together in the Bradyrhizobium algeriense genome:
- a CDS encoding DMT family transporter, which produces MTGDFEKMAARAAPAIFVVLWSTGFIGTKYVLNNAEPLTYLAIRMACVVGLMAIIVAIARPRWPDRIGIAHSAVAGILVHGIYLGGTAIAIAHSIPAGLSALIPGLQPILTSTLASRWLGERVTPLQWGGLLLGLAGVVLILHDRPMSGEAGWGWLASAISLVSITLGTLYQRRYCSTIDWRSGNLVQYVAVTIFFGLGAWLFETNVVHWTTEFILALTWLAVVLSIGSIGLLYWLIRRSAATSVASLFYLVPAVTSLMAYVLFGEKLDAVSIVGMIACAAAVLVVNRRSV; this is translated from the coding sequence CGCGCGCGGCGCCGGCGATTTTCGTCGTGCTCTGGAGCACGGGCTTCATCGGCACCAAATATGTGCTGAACAATGCCGAGCCGCTGACCTATCTCGCGATCCGCATGGCCTGCGTCGTGGGGCTGATGGCGATCATCGTGGCGATCGCGCGGCCACGCTGGCCGGATCGCATCGGCATCGCGCACAGCGCCGTCGCCGGCATTCTGGTGCATGGAATCTATCTCGGCGGCACGGCGATCGCGATCGCGCATTCGATTCCGGCGGGGCTCTCGGCATTGATCCCAGGGCTGCAGCCGATTCTTACCTCGACGCTTGCAAGCCGCTGGCTCGGCGAACGCGTCACGCCACTGCAATGGGGCGGATTGCTGCTCGGGCTCGCCGGCGTCGTGCTGATCCTGCACGACCGGCCGATGAGCGGCGAGGCGGGTTGGGGATGGCTTGCCTCGGCCATATCGCTGGTCAGCATCACCTTGGGCACGCTCTACCAGCGCCGCTACTGCAGCACGATCGACTGGCGTTCCGGCAATCTCGTGCAATACGTCGCGGTGACGATTTTCTTCGGCCTCGGCGCATGGCTGTTCGAGACCAATGTGGTGCACTGGACCACCGAGTTCATCCTGGCGCTGACCTGGCTTGCCGTGGTGTTGTCGATCGGGTCGATCGGACTCTTGTACTGGCTGATCCGCCGCTCGGCCGCAACGTCGGTGGCGAGCCTGTTCTATCTGGTCCCGGCCGTGACGTCGCTGATGGCGTATGTGCTGTTCGGCGAGAAGCTCGACGCGGTTTCGATTGTCGGCATGATCGCCTGTGCTGCTGCGGTGCTGGTGGTCAACCGCCGTTCAGTTTGA
- a CDS encoding methyl-accepting chemotaxis protein encodes MTTQSIGKFLPALKLRLGTKAVISAILLIAVNTALVVGAAHWSLTSEFGDRALRDIEVNLRTLGLAFAETYSDAKITIKDGAVARAEISKMPEFKDHAIVDRAVGYTGGNATLFVYDDASNQFVRRTTNVKKENGDRAVGTQLAPDHPGQAVVRRGEAYRGPATLFGKTFMTAYYPIMNPAGKVIGLLYVGIPMAHYESMLSHAIQNMAIAAGIAALLVMMLTMVLVRRVTKPLISVTASLTAIANGNTEVEVDYHDRMDEIGEIARTLAVFKNNSVERRRLRDEQIAAAAAAAEQRKTELRSFVDEFQTSVGSILDKVLNSSSEFERVAQQLTETARTTAGLSGKSAGASETASEHVRTAATASDELSSSIAEITRRVQESNGIAADAVKQAAATDQRINELSEAGARIGDVVKLITSIAEQTNLLALNATIEAARAGDAGRGFAVVAQEVKSLAGQTAKATEEISSQIGNMQLATEESVSAIKAIGQTIERISDIATSISAAVEQQRGATQNIAESVRAAASGTADVAANIRNAAQGADETGETSSRMFASAQNLSSESLHLKAEVEKFLDRVRAA; translated from the coding sequence ATGACCACGCAATCCATTGGAAAGTTCCTGCCGGCGCTCAAGCTGCGGCTCGGCACCAAAGCCGTTATCTCGGCCATCCTTCTGATTGCGGTCAATACCGCGCTGGTGGTGGGAGCGGCCCATTGGTCGCTTACCTCCGAGTTCGGCGATCGGGCGCTGCGGGATATCGAGGTCAACCTGCGCACCCTGGGCCTGGCGTTTGCCGAGACCTACAGCGACGCCAAGATTACGATCAAGGACGGGGCCGTCGCCCGCGCCGAAATTTCCAAAATGCCGGAGTTCAAGGACCACGCGATCGTCGATCGCGCGGTCGGCTATACCGGCGGCAACGCGACGCTTTTCGTCTATGACGATGCCAGCAACCAGTTCGTTCGCCGCACCACCAACGTCAAGAAGGAGAACGGCGACCGTGCCGTCGGCACCCAGCTCGCCCCCGACCATCCGGGGCAGGCGGTCGTGCGTCGCGGCGAGGCTTACCGGGGGCCGGCGACGCTGTTCGGCAAGACCTTCATGACGGCCTACTACCCGATCATGAATCCGGCCGGAAAGGTGATCGGACTTCTCTATGTCGGCATTCCCATGGCGCACTACGAGAGCATGCTGTCGCACGCCATTCAGAACATGGCGATCGCAGCCGGCATCGCTGCGCTGCTCGTGATGATGCTGACCATGGTGCTGGTGCGCCGGGTGACCAAGCCGCTGATCTCGGTCACGGCCTCGCTGACGGCAATCGCCAACGGCAACACCGAGGTTGAGGTCGACTACCACGACCGAATGGACGAGATCGGCGAGATTGCGCGTACTCTCGCGGTCTTCAAGAACAACTCGGTCGAACGCCGTCGCCTGCGCGACGAACAGATTGCGGCTGCCGCCGCCGCTGCCGAGCAGCGCAAGACTGAATTGCGGAGCTTCGTCGACGAGTTCCAGACCAGCGTCGGCAGCATCCTTGACAAGGTGCTGAACTCCTCCAGCGAATTCGAGCGTGTCGCGCAGCAGCTCACCGAGACCGCGCGGACTACGGCTGGCCTGTCGGGCAAGTCGGCCGGCGCTTCGGAGACCGCCTCCGAGCATGTCCGCACCGCGGCGACCGCCTCCGACGAGCTCTCCAGCTCGATCGCCGAAATCACCCGCCGGGTCCAGGAATCGAACGGGATCGCGGCCGACGCCGTCAAGCAGGCGGCTGCCACCGACCAGCGCATCAACGAATTGTCCGAAGCCGGCGCCCGGATCGGCGACGTGGTGAAATTGATCACCTCGATTGCCGAGCAGACCAACCTGTTGGCGCTCAACGCCACCATCGAGGCGGCGCGGGCGGGCGATGCCGGCCGCGGCTTTGCCGTGGTGGCGCAGGAGGTCAAGAGCCTCGCCGGCCAGACCGCGAAGGCGACCGAGGAGATTTCCAGCCAGATCGGCAACATGCAGCTTGCGACCGAAGAGTCGGTCAGCGCGATCAAGGCGATCGGCCAGACCATCGAACGCATCAGCGATATCGCCACCTCGATCTCGGCGGCGGTCGAGCAGCAGCGCGGCGCTACCCAGAACATCGCCGAGAGCGTTCGCGCGGCGGCCAGCGGCACGGCAGACGTTGCGGCCAACATCCGCAACGCCGCGCAGGGCGCCGACGAGACCGGCGAGACCTCGAGCCGGATGTTTGCCTCCGCGCAGAATCTGTCGAGCGAGAGCCTGCACCTGAAGGCCGAGGTCGAAAAATTCCTCGACCGCGTCCGCGCCGCCTGA
- a CDS encoding peroxiredoxin, translated as MALPIGATAPDFEAQTTEGKIKFHDWIGNSWALLFSHPKDFTPVCTTELGALAKLKPEFDKRGVKLMGLSVDPVDRHSKWSEDIKETQGAAPNYPMIGDTDYNVSKLYEMLPASTSGDPLTRTPADNQTVRNAIVIGPDKKIKLTIVYPMTTGRNFQEILRAIDSLQLTAKHRVATPADWKQGEDVIIAGSVSDDEAKTIYPAGWKAPKPYIRIVPQPK; from the coding sequence ATGGCACTCCCTATTGGCGCAACCGCCCCCGATTTCGAAGCCCAGACCACCGAGGGAAAAATCAAATTCCACGACTGGATCGGCAATAGCTGGGCGCTCTTGTTCTCGCACCCGAAGGATTTCACGCCGGTTTGTACCACCGAACTCGGCGCTCTCGCGAAGTTGAAGCCGGAGTTCGACAAGCGCGGCGTCAAGCTGATGGGCCTGAGCGTCGATCCCGTCGACCGGCATTCGAAATGGTCCGAGGACATCAAGGAGACGCAGGGTGCTGCGCCGAACTATCCGATGATCGGCGATACCGACTACAACGTCTCCAAGCTTTACGAGATGCTGCCGGCTTCGACCTCGGGCGATCCTCTCACCCGCACGCCTGCAGACAACCAGACCGTCCGCAACGCGATCGTGATCGGCCCCGACAAGAAGATCAAGCTGACGATCGTCTATCCGATGACCACCGGCCGCAACTTCCAGGAGATACTGCGCGCGATCGACTCGCTGCAGCTGACCGCAAAGCATCGCGTCGCGACGCCGGCCGACTGGAAGCAGGGCGAGGACGTCATCATCGCAGGCTCCGTCAGCGACGACGAGGCGAAGACGATCTATCCGGCCGGCTGGAAGGCGCCGAAGCCCTACATCCGGATCGTGCCGCAGCCGAAGTGA
- a CDS encoding caspase family protein has protein sequence MRAFLGVVLTAWLTLLAGQPAFAEKRVALVIGNSAYRNVAKLSNPTNDAAAVASMFKSAGFDTVESRLNLTVGELRKTLRDFGNRSRDADVAVVYYAGHGIELDGTNYLIPVDATLETDADVLDETLPLDRVLFAVEPAKQLRLVILDACRDNPFAKNMKRTIASRAIGRGLAKVEPSSPNTMIAFAAKAGSTASDGDSKNSPFAAALVNHLTKPGLDLRKAFGFVRDDVLKATGNAQEPFVYGSLGGNDVTLVPAAPVPPAAASTDQDATMQRNYEFALQVGTKPVWDAFIEKYPSGFFTALAKAQRDKLAAEAARIEATNKAKAAQDEQARLAVEGAKAAEQAKAAEQAKAAEKARVAAELAKKAEEAKVAEAERAKAAAEAKLAEAERAKAAVKAAEEAKAAEAARLKAAEVEKEPAAKRGSESKIAALTPPADQSDQPKAIDLPRSLQAELRRVGCNTGAVDGNWNAASQRSLDLFNKHTGMKLEVKVASVDALDVVRSKTTRVCPLICDHGFKADGDRCTKITCRAGYEVGDDNTCEKIETKKPTAKREEPRVQRDKAERGKLESTPSKPQASGQIFCTGQGCRPVGKGCSIQVVRPGAPGYVSGASGQIEVCN, from the coding sequence ATGCGCGCGTTTTTGGGAGTGGTCCTGACGGCCTGGCTGACTTTGCTGGCTGGCCAGCCCGCGTTTGCCGAGAAGCGCGTGGCGCTGGTGATCGGCAATTCGGCCTACCGGAACGTGGCCAAGCTGAGTAATCCCACGAACGACGCGGCGGCTGTTGCGTCGATGTTCAAGTCCGCAGGCTTCGACACCGTCGAGTCCAGGCTGAACCTGACCGTCGGCGAGTTGCGCAAGACGCTGCGCGATTTCGGCAACAGGAGCCGGGATGCCGATGTCGCCGTTGTCTACTATGCCGGGCACGGCATTGAGCTGGATGGCACCAACTATCTGATTCCCGTCGACGCCACGCTCGAGACGGACGCGGATGTTCTGGACGAGACGCTGCCGCTCGACCGCGTGCTGTTCGCTGTCGAGCCGGCGAAGCAATTGCGGCTGGTAATCCTTGATGCCTGCCGGGACAACCCGTTCGCCAAAAACATGAAGCGCACGATCGCGTCCCGCGCGATCGGACGGGGATTGGCCAAGGTCGAGCCTTCCAGCCCCAACACCATGATCGCCTTTGCGGCGAAGGCGGGATCGACCGCATCCGACGGCGACAGCAAGAACAGCCCGTTCGCAGCCGCGCTGGTCAATCATCTCACCAAACCGGGCCTTGATCTGCGCAAGGCATTCGGCTTCGTCCGCGACGATGTCTTGAAGGCAACCGGCAACGCGCAGGAGCCATTTGTCTATGGCTCGTTGGGCGGCAACGACGTGACGCTCGTGCCAGCCGCGCCTGTACCCCCGGCAGCCGCATCGACCGATCAAGACGCTACGATGCAGCGGAACTACGAATTCGCACTTCAGGTCGGCACCAAGCCGGTGTGGGATGCATTCATCGAGAAATATCCGTCCGGCTTCTTTACTGCACTTGCCAAGGCGCAACGTGACAAACTCGCGGCTGAAGCCGCGCGGATCGAGGCCACGAACAAGGCCAAGGCAGCCCAGGACGAGCAGGCGCGCCTCGCCGTCGAAGGCGCCAAAGCCGCGGAGCAGGCCAAGGCTGCCGAACAGGCCAAAGCCGCCGAGAAAGCCCGTGTCGCTGCCGAGCTGGCGAAAAAGGCCGAAGAGGCGAAGGTAGCGGAAGCCGAGCGTGCGAAGGCCGCGGCAGAAGCAAAACTTGCCGAAGCCGAGCGCGCGAAAGCAGCAGTAAAAGCCGCCGAGGAAGCAAAGGCTGCGGAGGCCGCGAGGTTGAAAGCCGCCGAAGTAGAAAAGGAGCCCGCTGCGAAGAGGGGAAGCGAGAGCAAAATCGCCGCGCTCACGCCGCCGGCCGACCAGTCCGATCAGCCCAAGGCGATCGACCTCCCTCGCTCCCTACAAGCCGAACTGCGGCGGGTCGGCTGCAACACCGGAGCGGTTGACGGCAACTGGAATGCGGCCTCGCAGCGGTCGCTCGATCTGTTCAACAAGCACACTGGGATGAAGCTGGAGGTCAAGGTTGCGAGCGTCGATGCACTCGATGTCGTCAGGAGCAAAACCACGCGCGTTTGCCCGCTGATTTGCGATCATGGGTTCAAGGCCGATGGCGATCGCTGCACGAAGATTACCTGCCGTGCAGGTTACGAGGTCGGCGATGACAACACGTGCGAAAAGATCGAGACGAAGAAGCCTACTGCAAAGCGCGAAGAACCGAGGGTGCAGCGCGACAAGGCAGAGCGCGGCAAGTTAGAATCGACCCCTTCGAAGCCGCAAGCCTCAGGCCAGATATTTTGTACCGGTCAAGGATGCAGGCCGGTAGGCAAAGGCTGTAGCATTCAAGTCGTGAGGCCCGGAGCGCCGGGATATGTCTCAGGCGCCAGCGGACAGATCGAAGTTTGCAACTGA
- a CDS encoding caspase family protein, translating to MRALLNIFLTVGFIFLAGQPALADKRVALVIGNSSYRNVAKLSNPANDAAAVAAMFKSAGFDIVESKLNLTVGELRKTLRDFGNRSRDADVAVIYYAGHGIELDGTNYLIPVDATLETDTDVLDETLSLDRVLVAVEPAKQLRLVILDACRDNPFAKSMKRTIASRAIGRGLAKVEPSSPNTMIAFAAKAGSTASDGDSKNSPFAAALVNHLARPGLDLRKAFGFVRDDVLKATGNAQEPFVYGSLGGNDVMLVPAAPVVSAPTAPVDQDATMRRDYDYAERIGTKPVWDAFIEKYPSGFFTALAKAQRDKLAAEAARIDATNKAKAAQEEKARLVIEGAKAAEQAKAAEQAKAAEKARIAAEQAKKAEEAKVAEAERVKAAAIAKAADEARAVEAAKAAAEAKAAAENKASQEKLAALTPPADQSDQPKAIDLPRSLQAELRRVGCNTGAVDGNWNVASQRSLDLFNKHAGMKLDVKVVSIDALDVVKSKTTRVCPLICDHGFKADGDRCTKITCRAGYEVGDDNMCEKIEVKKPTAKREEPKAQRDKPERAKADAAPAKPQASGQIFCTMQGCRPVRSGCRVERQGGSGRGVDQVEICN from the coding sequence ATGCGCGCTTTGCTAAACATCTTTTTGACGGTCGGGTTCATTTTCCTGGCTGGCCAGCCCGCGCTGGCTGACAAACGCGTGGCCTTGGTGATCGGCAATTCGTCCTACCGGAACGTGGCCAAGCTCAGCAATCCCGCGAACGATGCGGCAGCCGTTGCCGCGATGTTCAAGTCCGCAGGCTTTGACATCGTCGAGTCCAAACTGAACCTGACCGTCGGCGAGTTGCGAAAGACGCTGCGCGACTTCGGCAACAGGAGCCGCGACGCGGATGTCGCGGTTATCTATTACGCCGGTCACGGCATCGAGCTTGATGGTACCAACTATCTCATCCCGGTCGACGCGACGCTTGAAACCGATACAGATGTTCTGGACGAGACGCTGTCGCTCGACCGTGTGCTGGTAGCGGTCGAACCCGCCAAGCAATTGCGGCTGGTCATCCTCGATGCCTGCCGGGATAACCCGTTTGCAAAAAGCATGAAGCGAACGATCGCGTCCCGCGCGATCGGCCGCGGTCTCGCCAAGGTCGAGCCTTCCAGTCCCAACACGATGATTGCGTTTGCCGCGAAGGCCGGATCGACCGCATCCGACGGCGACAGCAAGAACAGTCCGTTCGCAGCCGCACTGGTCAATCATCTCGCCAGGCCCGGACTTGATCTTCGCAAGGCATTTGGCTTCGTCCGCGACGATGTCTTGAAGGCAACCGGCAATGCGCAGGAGCCGTTTGTCTACGGTTCGTTGGGCGGTAACGACGTGATGCTCGTGCCCGCCGCGCCGGTCGTATCTGCGCCGACTGCGCCGGTCGATCAGGACGCCACGATGCGGCGCGATTACGATTACGCCGAGCGAATTGGCACCAAGCCAGTCTGGGATGCCTTCATCGAAAAGTATCCATCCGGTTTTTTCACGGCGCTCGCAAAAGCGCAACGCGACAAGCTGGCGGCCGAAGCGGCACGAATTGACGCCACGAACAAGGCCAAGGCAGCGCAGGAAGAAAAGGCCCGGCTCGTAATCGAGGGTGCGAAGGCCGCGGAACAGGCCAAGGCTGCCGAGCAAGCCAAAGCCGCCGAGAAAGCCCGCATCGCCGCCGAGCAGGCCAAGAAGGCCGAAGAGGCGAAGGTCGCAGAAGCGGAGCGTGTGAAGGCCGCGGCGATAGCAAAGGCGGCGGACGAAGCCAGAGCGGTGGAAGCAGCCAAGGCGGCCGCAGAAGCCAAGGCCGCTGCCGAAAATAAGGCCAGCCAGGAAAAGCTGGCCGCGCTGACGCCACCGGCTGACCAATCCGATCAGCCCAAGGCGATCGACCTTCCCCGGTCGCTCCAAGCCGAACTGCGCCGGGTCGGCTGCAACACCGGCGCGGTGGATGGCAACTGGAATGTGGCCTCGCAGCGTTCGCTCGATCTGTTCAACAAGCACGCGGGGATGAAGCTGGACGTTAAGGTCGTCAGCATTGATGCGCTCGATGTCGTCAAGAGCAAAACGACGCGCGTTTGCCCGCTGATTTGCGATCATGGATTTAAAGCTGATGGTGACCGTTGCACGAAGATCACGTGCAGGGCGGGTTACGAAGTTGGCGACGACAACATGTGTGAAAAGATCGAAGTGAAGAAGCCGACGGCAAAGCGGGAAGAACCGAAAGCACAACGCGACAAACCTGAACGCGCCAAAGCCGACGCGGCTCCGGCAAAGCCGCAGGCATCCGGGCAGATATTTTGTACGATGCAAGGTTGCCGCCCTGTAAGAAGCGGTTGCCGCGTTGAACGTCAGGGCGGATCGGGCCGTGGTGTCGATCAAGTTGAGATCTGCAATTGA
- a CDS encoding caspase family protein, which yields MRALLNIFLTVGFIFLAGQPALADKRVALVIGNSAYRNVAKLSNPANDAAAVAAMFKSAGFDTVESKLNLTVGELRKTLRDFGNRSRDANVAVIYYAGHGIELDGTNYLIPVDATLETDTDVLDETLSLDRVLVAVEPAKQLRLVILDACRDNPFAKNMKRTIASRAIGRGLAKVEPSSPNTMIAFAAKAGSTASDGDSKNSPFAAALVNHLAKPGLDLRKAFGFVRDDVLKATGNAQEPFVYGSLGGNDVTLVPAAPAAVAAPVDQDATMRRDYEFALQVATKPVWNAFIEKYPSGFYTALAKSQRDKLAAEAVRIEATNKAKAAQDEQARLAIEGAKAAEQSRAAEQAKAAEKARVAAELAKKAEEAKVAEAERAKAAALAKAAEKEAERVKAAEEAKAAAEAKKAAPDAEAAAEKKAKEEKLAALAPSADNSEQPKAVDLPRSLQAELRRVGCNTGAVDGNWNAASQRSLDLFNKHAGMKLEVKVASVDALDVVKGKTTRVCPLICETGYRADGDRCTKITCRAGYRLGNENECEKIQETRKPAAIRERVQPMPDTERKQVESPSTKPVAGSGQIVCGHGGCRPVQKGCRLVVGSVTGSKSGTPANVEVCN from the coding sequence ATGCGCGCTTTGCTAAACATCTTTTTGACGGTCGGGTTCATTTTCCTGGCTGGCCAGCCCGCGCTGGCTGACAAACGCGTGGCCTTGGTGATCGGCAATTCGGCCTACCGGAACGTGGCCAAGCTCAGCAATCCCGCGAACGATGCGGCGGCTGTTGCTGCGATGTTCAAGTCGGCAGGCTTCGACACCGTCGAGTCCAAGCTGAACCTGACCGTCGGCGAGTTGCGCAAGACGCTGCGCGACTTCGGCAACAGGAGCCGCGACGCGAACGTTGCGGTTATCTATTATGCCGGGCACGGCATCGAGCTGGATGGCACCAACTATCTCATCCCGGTCGACGCGACGCTTGAGACTGATACGGATGTTCTGGACGAGACGCTGTCGTTGGACCGTGTACTGGTTGCAGTCGAGCCGGCGAAGCAATTGCGGCTGGTAATCCTTGATGCCTGCCGGGACAACCCGTTCGCCAAAAACATGAAGCGAACGATTGCGTCCCGCGCGATCGGCCGCGGGCTGGCCAAGGTCGAGCCTTCCAGCCCCAACACGATGATCGCCTTTGCTGCGAAGGCCGGATCGACCGCTTCCGACGGCGACAGCAAGAACAGCCCGTTCGCCGCGGCGCTGGTCAATCACCTCGCCAAACCGGGCCTCGATCTTCGCAAGGCGTTCGGCTTCGTCCGCGACGATGTCTTGAAGGCGACGGGCAATGCGCAGGAACCGTTCGTGTACGGCTCGCTGGGTGGCAACGATGTAACGTTGGTTCCAGCCGCTCCCGCGGCGGTTGCTGCGCCGGTCGATCAGGACGCCACGATGCGGCGCGATTATGAGTTCGCGCTCCAGGTAGCAACCAAGCCCGTCTGGAATGCCTTCATCGAGAAGTATCCGTCAGGTTTTTATACAGCGCTCGCCAAATCGCAGCGTGACAAGCTCGCTGCGGAAGCTGTGCGGATCGAAGCCACCAACAAGGCCAAGGCAGCCCAGGACGAGCAGGCGCGGCTCGCGATCGAAGGCGCCAAGGCCGCAGAGCAGTCCAGAGCTGCGGAACAGGCGAAAGCCGCCGAGAAAGCCCGTGTCGCTGCCGAGCTGGCGAAAAAGGCCGAAGAGGCGAAGGTCGCGGAAGCCGAGCGCGCGAAGGCGGCAGCGCTTGCGAAGGCCGCCGAGAAGGAGGCTGAGCGCGTCAAAGCGGCCGAAGAGGCCAAGGCTGCCGCCGAGGCCAAAAAGGCTGCTCCAGACGCCGAAGCTGCTGCCGAAAAGAAGGCGAAGGAAGAAAAGCTCGCCGCGTTAGCGCCGTCGGCCGACAACTCCGAGCAACCCAAGGCGGTCGATCTTCCTCGCTCGCTTCAGGCCGAGCTGCGCCGGGTCGGCTGCAACACCGGCGCGGTGGACGGCAACTGGAATGCGGCCTCGCAGCGGTCGCTCGATCTGTTCAACAAGCACGCGGGGATGAAGCTGGAGGTCAAGGTTGCGAGCGTCGATGCATTGGATGTCGTCAAGGGCAAAACGACGCGCGTTTGCCCGCTGATTTGTGAGACCGGATATAGGGCGGACGGAGATCGATGCACAAAGATTACGTGCCGGGCCGGCTATCGGCTTGGTAACGAAAATGAGTGCGAAAAGATTCAAGAAACAAGGAAGCCAGCCGCAATTCGAGAACGTGTACAGCCGATGCCCGATACGGAACGAAAGCAAGTTGAATCACCATCCACGAAGCCGGTGGCAGGGTCGGGTCAGATTGTCTGCGGTCACGGCGGTTGCCGACCCGTACAAAAGGGCTGCCGGCTGGTTGTGGGCAGTGTAACGGGGTCGAAAAGCGGAACGCCTGCAAATGTCGAAGTCTGTAATTGA
- a CDS encoding alkaline phosphatase family protein gives MRHTTLLLSAGLIALIAGSASAQNATPRNLILFVPDGLRGRIVTPQTAPAMAEVRDKGVNFKNSHSLFPTFTMANGSAMASGHYLGDTGTFSNTIYTGRPIAHSNNTVTPFLEVNPVLLEVDEHFGGDYLNEETLLKMAREKGYSTAAIGKLGPTYLFDHTDGGKNSIVIDDSTGSKNGVPLSDEMKDALIKAGLPLVTTPRGENSKAGDAKTPGTTTANVAQQAYMADVAAKVVLPMFKARNKPFVLVFWSRDPDGSQHNTGDSLNTITPGINGPTSMAGIKNADDNLAQLRKALDELGLAATTNIIVSSDHGFSTISKESKTSPAAKIAYEDTPKDFLPMGFLAVDLAKALDLPLFDPNDKNARVADNAHPKAGNGLLGKDPAKPDLVVATNGGSDLIYIPGKERKLADRTIKALLEQDYVSGLFVDDELGNFPGTLPMSQLGLKGKAVVPHPSIVVNFRSWSSGCEEPTNCSVQIADTVLRQGQGMHGSFSRGDTLNFAAAIGPDFKSGYVDPLPVSNADVGATAAKIMGLTQKAKGKLIGRVMTEAMPNGATPMAYAGTVKSKPAANGLRTVLNFQRVGSQRYFDAAGFPGRTLGLDAEGGKQKTAGK, from the coding sequence ATGCGCCACACAACCCTGTTGCTATCAGCCGGTCTGATCGCACTCATCGCGGGCTCGGCATCCGCGCAAAACGCCACCCCGCGTAACCTGATCCTGTTCGTACCGGACGGTTTGCGCGGCCGCATCGTGACGCCGCAGACCGCGCCTGCGATGGCCGAGGTACGCGACAAGGGCGTCAACTTCAAGAACTCGCATTCGCTGTTCCCGACCTTCACCATGGCGAACGGCTCGGCGATGGCCAGCGGCCATTACCTCGGCGATACCGGCACCTTCAGCAACACGATCTACACCGGCCGCCCCATCGCCCACTCCAACAACACGGTGACGCCGTTCCTCGAGGTCAATCCCGTCCTGCTCGAGGTCGACGAGCATTTCGGCGGCGACTATTTGAACGAAGAGACGCTTTTGAAGATGGCGCGCGAGAAGGGCTACAGCACCGCCGCGATCGGCAAGCTTGGTCCGACCTATCTTTTCGACCATACCGACGGTGGCAAGAATTCCATCGTGATCGACGACTCCACCGGTAGCAAGAATGGCGTGCCGCTGTCCGATGAAATGAAGGACGCGCTGATCAAGGCCGGCCTCCCCTTGGTGACGACCCCGCGCGGGGAAAACAGCAAGGCCGGCGACGCCAAAACACCGGGCACCACGACGGCGAATGTCGCGCAGCAGGCCTACATGGCCGACGTCGCGGCCAAGGTCGTATTGCCGATGTTCAAGGCGCGCAACAAGCCGTTCGTACTGGTGTTCTGGTCACGCGATCCCGACGGCAGCCAGCACAATACCGGCGACAGCCTCAACACCATCACCCCCGGCATCAACGGACCGACCTCGATGGCCGGCATCAAGAACGCGGACGATAACCTGGCGCAGTTGCGCAAGGCGCTGGACGAACTCGGCCTTGCGGCGACGACCAACATCATCGTCTCCTCCGATCACGGCTTCTCGACGATCTCGAAGGAGAGCAAGACCAGCCCTGCGGCGAAGATCGCCTACGAAGACACGCCGAAGGATTTCCTCCCCATGGGCTTTCTCGCCGTCGATCTGGCGAAGGCGCTGGACCTGCCGCTGTTCGACCCCAACGACAAGAACGCGCGCGTCGCCGACAATGCCCATCCCAAGGCAGGCAACGGCCTGTTGGGCAAAGACCCGGCAAAACCCGATCTCGTGGTCGCGACCAATGGCGGATCGGACCTGATCTATATCCCCGGCAAGGAACGCAAGCTCGCGGACCGCACCATCAAGGCGCTGCTGGAACAGGATTACGTCAGCGGCCTCTTTGTCGATGACGAACTTGGGAATTTCCCCGGCACGCTGCCGATGTCGCAGCTCGGCCTCAAGGGCAAGGCGGTCGTGCCGCATCCGTCGATCGTGGTCAACTTCCGCTCCTGGTCGTCGGGATGCGAGGAGCCGACCAACTGCTCGGTGCAGATTGCCGACACCGTGCTGCGCCAGGGCCAGGGCATGCATGGCAGCTTCAGCCGCGGCGACACCTTGAATTTTGCGGCGGCGATCGGGCCCGACTTCAAATCGGGCTATGTCGATCCCCTCCCCGTCAGCAATGCCGACGTCGGCGCCACCGCAGCTAAGATCATGGGACTGACGCAAAAGGCAAAGGGCAAGCTGATCGGCCGCGTCATGACCGAAGCCATGCCCAATGGCGCAACGCCGATGGCCTATGCCGGCACCGTGAAATCGAAACCGGCGGCGAACGGCCTGCGCACCGTGCTCAACTTCCAGCGCGTCGGCTCGCAACGCTATTTCGACGCGGCGGGCTTTCCCGGCCGCACGCTCGGGCTGGATGCGGAAGGCGGCAAACAGAAAACGGCGGGGAAATAA